A genomic stretch from Brucella sp. BE17 includes:
- a CDS encoding L,D-transpeptidase family protein — MQFPRRMRMNTKISRNVMMLALAATVVLPITEVRAANSLMELFQQRRQQAAQPPAPVPPASVTPRANTTSATAAPKSIIPPAQRVTVKAPQVYDYKPDALVKVDFSGLDMQVTSATEPTEIAPLASGMTPSSAQKHTATDASRAFDAASAYLKSVDVKAEKRIAEAIVSYYSVNHAFMWSADGKVLDRAKTLAAFFARADEDGLNPDEYSVSIPADHFDPAQIEERQQKLAEFEMRMSARALRYALDAGEGRVIANRLSGFYDLPRGRVDLKDTLAKLASDTDPASYLHGFQPDNPQYAGLKKALSEIDVPSGPSIRVTLDRAIRPGDTSDQLHSVVALISRHAPADYMAQHRDVLQAHAQTDLYDPKLVSAIEDYQKLSGSTPDGIIGKNTIAALQGEQDTVKRDRILYSMERLRWLPHEFGNRYVMVNQPSYRAEYFENGHEKLAMNVVIGSPTHQTYFFYNKVQTVVFNPSWGVPRSIVLNEMLPKVMRDTSYLDRNGYEVYVGGKKVSASAVNWNAVATGKAHVGIRQKPSLDNALGELKILFPNSHDIYMHDTPAKSYFKRDMRALSHGCIRLENPRAMAAAVMGKQVSDLDKYFGKNERGLKVADPVPVYISYFTAWPDKDGNIRYFNDVYNRDAGMQKAFEKTASSRLASL; from the coding sequence ATGCAGTTTCCCCGGCGCATGCGGATGAACACGAAAATTTCTCGGAATGTGATGATGCTGGCGCTTGCGGCCACAGTCGTCCTCCCGATAACCGAGGTGCGTGCAGCAAACTCGCTGATGGAATTGTTTCAGCAACGCCGCCAACAGGCAGCACAGCCTCCGGCACCTGTCCCGCCAGCTTCCGTCACGCCGAGAGCAAACACCACCTCAGCGACAGCAGCTCCAAAAAGCATAATTCCACCCGCCCAACGCGTAACAGTGAAGGCACCGCAGGTTTACGATTATAAGCCCGACGCACTGGTCAAGGTCGATTTCAGCGGTCTTGATATGCAGGTAACATCCGCCACAGAACCGACTGAGATTGCCCCTCTAGCTTCAGGCATGACGCCTAGCAGTGCGCAGAAACATACGGCAACGGATGCAAGCCGTGCTTTCGATGCCGCATCAGCCTATCTCAAATCGGTGGATGTGAAAGCGGAAAAGCGGATTGCCGAGGCCATTGTGTCTTACTATTCCGTTAATCACGCTTTCATGTGGTCGGCTGACGGCAAGGTTCTGGATCGTGCCAAGACGCTTGCGGCATTTTTTGCTCGAGCCGATGAGGATGGCCTCAACCCCGATGAATATTCGGTTAGCATTCCGGCAGATCATTTTGATCCCGCGCAAATTGAAGAGCGCCAGCAGAAGCTCGCCGAGTTCGAAATGCGTATGTCGGCGCGTGCGCTTCGTTACGCACTGGATGCGGGTGAAGGTCGCGTGATCGCCAACCGCCTGAGCGGTTTCTATGATCTGCCGCGCGGACGCGTTGACCTGAAGGACACGCTGGCAAAGCTCGCCAGCGATACCGATCCGGCGAGCTATCTGCATGGCTTCCAGCCGGACAATCCGCAATATGCCGGATTGAAAAAGGCGCTGTCGGAAATCGATGTCCCTTCAGGACCTTCCATTCGTGTCACCCTTGACCGCGCTATCCGTCCGGGCGATACGAGCGATCAATTACACAGTGTTGTGGCGCTGATCAGCAGACACGCACCTGCCGATTACATGGCGCAGCATCGTGATGTGTTGCAAGCACATGCACAAACAGATCTCTATGACCCGAAACTGGTGTCCGCGATCGAGGATTACCAGAAACTTTCCGGTAGCACACCGGACGGAATTATCGGTAAGAACACCATTGCAGCACTTCAGGGTGAGCAGGATACGGTCAAACGTGATCGTATTCTTTATTCCATGGAGCGTTTGCGCTGGTTGCCGCATGAATTCGGTAATCGTTATGTGATGGTCAATCAACCATCCTATCGCGCCGAATATTTCGAGAATGGTCACGAAAAGCTTGCTATGAACGTGGTGATCGGCTCGCCGACGCATCAGACCTATTTCTTTTATAACAAGGTCCAGACGGTTGTGTTCAACCCATCCTGGGGTGTGCCGCGTTCGATCGTGCTCAATGAAATGCTACCCAAAGTCATGCGTGATACCAGCTATCTCGACCGCAACGGCTATGAAGTTTATGTCGGCGGCAAGAAAGTGTCGGCGAGTGCCGTTAACTGGAATGCGGTAGCAACCGGCAAGGCGCATGTCGGGATCCGTCAGAAGCCGAGCCTTGATAATGCATTGGGCGAACTGAAAATTCTGTTCCCCAACAGTCACGACATCTACATGCATGATACGCCCGCGAAATCCTATTTCAAGCGCGATATGCGAGCGCTCAGCCACGGCTGTATTCGTCTGGAAAATCCCCGGGCAATGGCTGCCGCGGTGATGGGAAAGCAGGTTTCTGACCTCGACAAATATTTTGGCAAAAACGAACGCGGTTTGAAGGTTGCAGATCCTGTTCCGGTCTATATTTCCTATTTCACGGCCTGGCCTGATAAGGATGGAAACATCCGCTACTTTAACGATGTTTACAACCGTGATGCCGGTATGCAGAAGGCTTTCGAGAAGACTGCCTCTTCACGTCTGGCATCGCTGTAA